One Osmerus eperlanus chromosome 13, fOsmEpe2.1, whole genome shotgun sequence genomic region harbors:
- the hdac3 gene encoding histone deacetylase 3: MSNRTAYFYDPDVGNFHYGAGHPMKPHRLSLTHSLVLHYGLYKKMMVFKPYKASQHDMCRFHSEDYIDFLQKVSPNNMQGFTKSLNTFNVGDDCPVFPGLFEFCSRYTGASLQGATQLNHKICDIAINWAGGLHHAKKFEASGFCYVNDIVISILELLKYHPRVLYIDIDIHHGDGVQEAFYLTDRVMTVSFHKYGNYFFPGTGDMYEVGAESGRYYCLNVPLRDGIDDQSYRQLFQPVIKQVVDFYQPTCIVLQCGADSLGCDRLGCFNLSIRGHGDCVEFVKSFKIPLLVLGGGGYTVRNVARCWTYETSLLVDEPISDELPYSEYFEYFAPDFTLHPDVSTRIENQNSRQYLEQIRQTVSENLKMLNHAPSVQIHDVPSDLLNYERAEEGDPDERGSEDNYSRPEASNEFYDGDHDNDKESDVEI; this comes from the exons ATGAGTAACAGAACAGCTTATTTCTACGACCCGGACGTGGGAAACTTTCATTATG GTGCGGGTCACCCAATGAAACCCCACCGTCTGTCCCTGACGCACAGCCTCGTCCTCCACTATGGGCTCTACAAGAAGATGATG GTATTCAAGCCGTACAAGGCCTCCCAACATGACATGTGTCGATTCCATTCAGAAGACTACATAGACTTCTTGCAGAAGGTCAGCCCTAACAACATGCAGGGGTTCACCAAGAGCCTCAACACTTTCAATGTTGGGGACGATTG TCCTGTGTTCCCAGGTCTGTTTGAGTTCTGCTCCAGATACACCGGAGCTTCTTTGCAAGGGGCCACTCAGCTCAACCacaag ATATGTGACATAGCCATTAACTGGGCCGGAGGACTCCACCACGCCAagaagtttgag GCCTCGGGGTTCTGCTATGTGAACGACATTGTCATCAGCATACTGGAGCTGCTCAA ATACCACCCTCGGGTACTGTACATAGACATAGATATTCACCACGGCGACGGGGTACAGGAGGCCTTCTACCTGACAGACCGAGTCATGACTGTATCCTTCCACAAGTACGGGAACTACTTCTTTCCAGGGACAG GTGACATGTATGAGGTTGGGGCAGAGAGCGGGCGGTACTACTGTCTGAACGTTCCTCTGAGGGATGGCATCGATGACCAGA GTTACAGACAGCTGTTCCAGCCGGTCATAAAACAGGTGGTGGACTTCTACCAGCCTACCTGCATCGTTCTACAG TGTGGAGCTGACTCCCTGGGCTGTGACAGGCTGGGCTGCTTCAACCTCAGCATACGAGGACACGG GGACTGCGTGGAGTTTGTGAAGAGCTTCAAGATCCCTCTGCTGGTGCTGGGAGGTGGGGGCTACACCGTGAGGAACGTGGCCCGGTGTTG GACCTATGAGACGTCTCTGCTGGTAGACGAGCCCATAAGTGATGAGCTGCCATATAGTG AGTATTTTGAGTACTTCGCTCCAGACTTCACGCTCCACCCGGACGTCAGCACCAGGatagagaaccaaaactccagACAG tACCTGGAGCAGATTCGTCAGACGGTATCGGAGAACCTGAAGATGTTAAACCACGCCCCTAGCGTCCAGATCCACGACGTGCCATCCGACCTGCTGAACTACGAACGCGCGGAGGAGGGAGACCCTGACGAGAGAGGCTCCGAGGACAACTACtctag GCCGGAAGCCTCCAACGAGTTCTACGACGGTGACCATGACAACGACAAAGAGAGCGACGTGGAGATTTGA
- the myot gene encoding myotilin isoform X1, with protein MSRTDLPTFSPSLYPPTAFNYARPRHFIQSQPQFQAPSYESAQALPQAPPQNQTQNHPQVPIQPLAQPQVPPQANGNSKVSPSSSSLSSPISSTPAPTFPSTSPPYTSPPSTSQPSSAPPDSPSRGPMRSTITLIPRVPSVGAGSATISTQPERPSPAAYLCSVLPSQSKLSPTLPFPQPPSPTRSHLSPPSPLPRRSDPPSMTGLSLNPPSQAPLSPMAPRISPCLPMAAPLPQQNMPPPSCVSLPSSYRASPNILPKPVLRKAVAPRPVSRSTDEQIQGSKDALIQDLENKLRCKEARRRNSQKLSYEERMARRLLGPDNAAYVFDLENSSDSQLDQPDLPEGRHSGGLWGKRHSGKDGNEGSAIQEKCYAPRFLQVPQDLTVEEGRFCRIDFKVGGLPTPDVCWYLDGKAIRPDDYHKMLVCEKSMHSFIIEIVTVHHAGVYECVARNRAGESRFTMKLDVLAQEVLRPPTFIQKMLNQRALEGDTVRLECKVDASPPPQLHWKKDKDMLRIDPNRMSLYQDGSGRQCLLLERVEKVDAGWYTLSAINEAGMSTCNARLDVGTRVNKPAPAGKKLKQLSHLPILTVESPPQHTAPLYESEEL; from the exons ATGAGCAGAACCGACCTCCCCAccttctcccccagcctctacccccccaccGCCTTCAACTATGCCCGACCCCGCCACTTCATACAGTCACAGCCTCAGTTCCAGGCCCCCAGCTATGAGAGCGCCCAGGCCCTTCCCCAGGCCCCACCTCAGAACCAGACCCAGAACCATCCCCAGGTCCCGATCCAGCCCCTAGCCCAGCCCCAGGTTCCTCCCCAGGCCAATGGCAACAGCaaggtctccccctcctcctccagcctcagctcccccatctcctccacccctgcccccaccttcccttccacctcccctccctacacttcccctccctccacctcccagccctcctccgcCCCGCCCGACTCCCCCTCTCGTGGTCCCATGCGCTCCACCATCACCCTGATCCCCAGGGTGCCCAGTGTGGGCGCGGGCAGTGCCACCATCAGCACCCAGCCAGAGAGGCCCTCCCCGGCCGCCTacctctgctctgtcctgcCCTCCCAGTCCAAGCTCTCCCCAACCCTACccttcccccagcccccctctccgaCCCGCTCCCACCTCTCACCCCCTAGCCCCCTCCCCAGGAGATCGGACCCCCCTTCGATGACTGGACTGTCCTTGAACCCCCCCAGCCaggctcccctctcccccatggcCCCCAGGatttccccctgcctccccatgGCGGCCCCTCTACCCCAGCAGAacatgccccctccctcctgtgtgtctctgccctCCAGCTACAGAGCGTCTCCTAACAT cctccccaagCCTGTCCTGAGGAAGGCGGTGGCGCCCAGGCCTGTGTCCCGCTCCACGGACGAGCAGATCCAGGGCTCCAAGGATGCTTTGATCCAGGATCTGGAGAACAAGCTACGCTGCAAGGAGGCTCGCAGGAGAAacagccag AAACTCTCGTACGAGGAGCGCATGGCCAGGAGGCTGCTGGGGCCAGACAATGCTGCTTACGTGTTTGACCTGGAGAACTCGTCAGACTCACAACTGGACCAG CCAGATTTACCTGAGGGACGGCACAGTGGAGGATTATG GGGAAAGCGCCACTCGGGAAAGGATGGGAATGAGGGATCTGCCATCCAGGAGAAATGCTACGCTCCTCGCTTCCTCCAGGTCCCCCAGGACCTCACAGTGGAGGAGGGACGCTTCTGCAGGATCGATTtcaag GTGGGCGGGCTTCCCACACCAGATGTGTGCTGGTACCTCGATGGCAAAGCCATCAGACCAGATGACTACCACAAGATGCTGGTGTGTGAGAAGAGCATGCACTCCTTCATCATCGAGATCGTCACCGTGCACCACGCCGGCGTGTACGAGTGCGTGGCCAGGAACCGAGCCGGAGAGAGCCGCTTCACCATGAAGCTGGACGTGCTGG CCCAGGAAGTGCTGCGCCCCCCCACCTTCATCCAGAAGATGCTGAACCAGCGAGCACTGGAGGGGGACACGGTCAGGCTAGAGTGCAAGGTGGacgcctccccgcccccccagctGCACTGGAAGAAGGACAAGGACATGCTTCGTATCGACCCCAACAGGATGAG TCTGTACCAGGACGGCTCGGGGCGCCAGTGTCTGCTGCTGGAGCGGGTGGAGAAGGTGGATGCAGGCTGGTACACCCTGTCTGCTATCAACGAGGCGGGCATGTCCACCTGCAATGCCAGGCTGGACGTAGGGA ctCGTGTGAACAAACCTGCCCCTGCTGGTAAGAAGCTGAAACAGCTGAGCCACCTACCCATCCTGACGGTGGagtcccccccccagcacaccgCCCCCCTGTACGAGAGCGAGGAGCTCtag